The sequence ttttcaaaattttccgaattttatggccaaatgtgTGTTCCGGAGTTTAACAATagcaaaaagtgaaaatttttcatgaccaaacgcCCCCTTAGTTTGTTATTCTTTTAACTTATGTAAAAAATTGAAGTAACCTCCCCCCACCCAACCCCCCAAACCCCCAAGGTAGTTTGTTTCACTGGTTCAATTCATTGTTTAAGAATGTTTGAAATGTAAGAGATGGATAGTTTATGGAATTTACTATTTAGGAGGTCATTAGAATGTAAAGACTGATACTTGTTAAGGTTATGTGCAGATTTTTCCTAAAGGATCCAAAAAGCGTAAGCTGGTCTGCATATAGTTGGTAAAGTTTCCATTTTTTTGACCTCTGGGAACTTCAGAATTCGAACATGACGATTGGAAGCATTAAACTagtaaaagagaagaaatcaagaaagagCAAACAACCAGTAGTTGATGACCATTCACCATTATTGCCTAAGCAAGATGGCGGATTCGATGAGTTCAATGGGGCTTCGTTTAGTGGGGCTGTATTTAATTTGTCGACCACAATTGTCGGTGCTGGAATCATGGCCCTACCTGCAACTATGAAGGTGTTGGGACTCATTCCCGGGATTATTATGATCATCTTGATGGCGTTCCTCACAGAAGCTTCAATTGAGTTGTTAATCAGGTTTAGTAGGACTTCAAAATCAGTTTCTTATGGAGGCCTTATGGGTGATGCTTTTGGGAAATATGGGAAGATGTTGCTTCAAATATGTATACTAATTAATAATATTGGTGTTCTTGTTGTATACATGATTATCATAGGTAGGTATGAACTAATTGATTACCAGCCCCTTAAAGAGCTAACTTCATGTGCACCAAGTTTACTACTTCTTTATCCACCTTTAATTCCATGATGATTGTCATACTCACTCTTTATATTCTCCTTTTAAAGGTGACGTTCTTTCCGGAACAACTTCAAGTGGAACCCACCATGCTGGTGTCCTGGAAGGGTGGTTTGGTGCTCACTGGTGGAATGGACGATTCTTTGTTCTTCTTGTGACCACCCTTGGCGTATTTGCACCATTAGCTTGCTTAAAGCGTATAGGTAATTTTTTTCTATAGATACctcggtttttttttttttttttggggagtAATACTTAATTAATCCAATCCGTTCATGCTAATTTTTATTACCAAATATAAATGTCGATCTACTTGGTATATATAGAATTTGTCTGACATTTGGTAAGCAgctcaaatgtttttttttttttttttttcatgattctTCAGAAATAAATGAGCAGTTGCTCCATCCCTTTTCCTATGAATCGTATTCTGTGCAATGCAGCAATAAACTTAACATCAACAGTATAATTAGTCTATTTCTATGTATTACATGTGCAATGTGCCGATATAAGTTCCTCAATTTACTTTTGCAGATTCATTGAGATATACATCTGCATTATCAGTAGCCCTGGCTGTTGTATTTCTGGTTGTAACTGTGGGAATCACCATATTCAAACTGATAAATGGATCCATTCTTATGCCCAGACTGCTTCCCGATTTTTATGATGTGGCGTCATTCCTCAAGCTCTTCACTGTTGTTCCTGTACTGGTCACTGCATATATCTGTCACTATAATGGTAATGGCCCAATTATATCTTTATCTGGATATTGCTGTTTTGTTTTACTGCTATATTATACCTTTTTGTATTTTTCGAAGGTCAAGTATTGTTGATGTCAAAACCAGCACTAAGGATTAATCTTAGGTACATAGTTTCCATAGTTTTTGTATTCTTATGCTTTCAGACTTCTACGTAGGAGCAGTGTTtcataactggtaaagttgctgccatgtgaccaggtggtcacgggttcaagccttggaaacagcttCTGGCAgcaatgcaaggtaagactgcgtacaatacgcccttgtggtggggcccttccccgaacaccgcgcatagcggtagctttagtgcaccgggctgtcctttttttatattatgcaagtcatcaacaacaacaaaaccagtgtattcccacatagtggggtctgtgggggtaagatgtacgcagtccataccactaccccggagaagtagaaaggctgtttccgatagatccccggctcaagacaaggaataataatcaaatccGTAATAAAGCATGTAACAAGATGACAAGACATAAATAcgccacccacaaggaataataaacaaagaatagtcaACACATTCATAATAAAACATTCAAACAAGGTGACATAACAAGAATAACACACCgaccaagtaatgccctaccccAATGGCCCAAGCTGGCattagccttctatcctaatttgcgtcctccagatcttcctatctagggtcatgtcctcagtgagctgtaactgctccatgtcccgcctaatcacctctctccagtatttcttcggcctacccctacccctcctgaaaccatccaacgctagcctctcacacctacgaaccgagGCATCCGTGCCCCTCGTCATCATGACGACATATATATCTCAGATTAAGTGCAGATTGTTTTATTATATTGAAAGAACTATTAATGCAAGAATTCTGGTTGTTTGTATGTGGACACAAATATATCATAGTTCAAGATCACTACTGCTTGAGTTACAACTTTGTTTTCCTACTTATGTTTGTAAGTCCATCCCTCTTGATTTGATCTGTCCATGGGTGATGGAGAAACCATCAGGAGTTCATGTTCTCCTTAAATGATCCTACTTGTAAGTAGTTTGGCCTTGATACAGTTCATTCAATTGTCTACTCCACTTCATATATTATACCTGATTGACGTTAATGTAATATCCTAATGTGAAATTTTCTTCCTTGATGTGCATGCTTGTCAAATTGAAGGTTGCAGTTGTAAATGTAAAGTAAAATGTACATCCATCTTGCAACAACATTAGACTAAAAAGTTTACTTTTGCAGTTCACTCCATAGAAAATGAACTTGAAGACAGCAGGCAGATCAGAGCAGTGGTGCAGAGCGCGCTAGCTCTTTGCTCGAGTGTGTTTGTGTTGACAAGCATTTTTGGATTTCTCCTATTTGGCGATGCAACTCTTGATGATGTTCTTGCCAACTTCGATGCTGATCTTGGAATTCCATTTGGCTCCTTGCTTAATGATGTCGTGCGTGTCAGCTATGCTGCCCACCTGATGCTCGTCTTTCCCATTGTTTTCTACCCACTGCGGCTTAACTTGGATGGCCTTGTCTTTCCTTCTGCAAGGCCTCTAACACTGGATAATTTGAGGTTTGCATTAATCAGTGGTGGACTCATTGCCATCATCTTTTTGGGGGCAAATTTCATCCCAAGCATCTGGGATGCTTTCCAATTCACAGGAGCAACTGCTGCTGTTTGCATAGGGTTCATATTTCCTGCTGCTGTTACTCTGAGGTAAAACACATTTTTGCTGCACAATTTATTTCGAGTATTACTTGACTGATGCTGGCAAATCCGAAACTTGGGATTGTAGCTTGCATTATATATCTAGTCTGCAAAGCCCCCTCTACCCAACCCCCTACCCCGATCTGTACCAACATAAAAGGAACAAGATAGTAGTAAGAAATAAATGCAGCTTAATGCAGCATTAAggatttattttagttgttccGTGTATGGAAGTTTGTGGGTATGTAAATTTCTGAACAGCTTTGTTGGTACATCTGATAGGCCTGCATTTGGTGGCCTTTGTAAAATTTGATGTGAACAGACTTACTATGCCCACCAGTCAAGAAGAAAGTGAATAAGCTGACCTGATCttagtttgggttctgttcactTTCTTTTTGTGAATTTGGAGATGTCTGGAgatattttctcctatttatgTTCACCTCTCCTTTTAAAAATTTGGAAATTTGAGACTGACAGCACAGACATCTAACTTCTGTATGGTTGAGGAGTTGGTCAAGAGGCAAAGAATAGTTTTTGTCCAATGTCGGTAGTTTGCTAATATTCTGCTTATTGGAAAGGAGCAGCTAGAGGTCACATCTGAGAATTCGATGCTAGTAAAGATGGAGGTGCTTGGATATCTCATGATTAAATAGAATCAAAGGATGACTCCGTAAATTGAATACAACTTACCCTAGTTACTGATACTGGAATTTCTTTAATCCATCCTTTCTCCCTCAAACTTATTTACTGATCCACTGGACGGTATCTAGTAAGACTTAGACTTTCATCATTCAAAACCTTAGTTTCAAACTGATGTGTGCTTTCAACTTTCCTATTGGAATGATAGGTACAAGAGCAATATCACAATTAGATAAACGGTTTGGATATTTGTCCCTACATTACTATATGCTGATTGATTAATGAATTTATGTTTGCTGACTCATTCCAAGTCCTGAGCCATTGATAATTCTAAGTTTAAACATTGTAGGTGTCTGAATTTTAAGAATTATGAAGATTAGATATATTTTTAGCCTATAATTGCAATAGGTCGTCCTCTCCCTGCTCTCAAACCCCACTATTCTCTTCCCCCATGTATGATGTATGGTGAAATCAGACAAGCATTTATAGCGttggttgtattttattttgttgcagGGATCGGTATGGCATAGCAACTAAGAGGGACAAGATCTTGTGTACTTTTATGATTGTCCTTGCTGTCTTTTCAAACATGGTGGCCATATATAGCGATGCCTACGCTTTGATTAAAAAGAATTCATCACCTCGTGAGTGATTCGTCGTGTACCTATGCGGCAGGAGGAAGTGGAAGTATCAGTCGTACTCATGGTAAAGTTAGGGTGAAGGCAGGATGATACGGGTTCAGAAAATGGTGTTTCTCGTTGAAGTTGCTGGAGTCGTGTTCTATTAAGTTTATAAATACTTTTAATCATCAAAATTTGAGTAGCTTTGCTCATGTATCAAGACATGGCTACAGTTGAGTCTTGTACAGTGTCCCGTGGAGTTTTGTCTTACATAGTAGACGACGGTGTATAAACTGCAAGTTCAGCTTGGATTGGCTTCAGTTCTTTGTATGTTGATTTTGAGTATGCATTTCCGATGGTTGGGTTTGAATTTTTTCACATGTTGGTCTTTTTTATCCTTATGAATCTCCAGGTCCAGGCGTCCGTTTTAGTTGGCTGGTATTTGGAATTCAATCTATTtgtattgtttcatttttttttttgctgtcTGTATTTGTCATAGGAGATTCTGTGGTTAAAGGAGTGAGTGAAACTCTGTAAAATTCTCctatttcttatattaatttctgctgcatttttctttatttggcaAAGGTAATTACATATCCATGGATGGTTTTCATTATCTTATATATTTTCCATCAAGCAAACAAATCTCATCTTTGGAGGAAATTCTAGTGAAGCatgaattattatttgattgattagACGCTGAAACAAGACTAGCTTTAATGCATTCAGAATAAAGGAGCCTAAATAACTTTACAAAATGCAATAGGGACTGCACCTATTTACAAAACCCTGCTCGTGGATATTCAAACATTGTGCTACCAAACTAATGTGCAAAATAGACTTCTATGAATTTCCAGTACTAGTTACAAAAGGAACCAGTCTTCTATAATCTCTCCTTCGTCCAAGTGCACAACTATCAAGTACTCTCCCTAGCATCAACCTCGTGTTTTGCAGTGCTAATTCTTTAGCTGACAAACCAGATTCAGATGCACTAGGTTGGGCTACTGGTGTTGAACCAGCTCCAAGTCCGAGCATTGCAAACTGCAATGGCCCACTTCGAGCCTTAAATGAGGTCTGAGGTGCAAGAATCTTCTCTTCAGCGGCAGCAAGTCCATTCTCAAATTGTCCCAGCTCATGCGGATGTGATCCGGGTAAGCTACAGCTCTGCAGAAGGGCTTCCAATACACTGAGTGCCTCCCAACACAAAGTGCTCTCTACCAACTGAGATACAATTGCATACATATGTGGACTTTGAGCAGCATCCATCGGAGTATGCTGAAGCAATGCCTTCAGCATAAGAAGTATGACACGCTGATATTCAACTGGCCCCTTCTCAAGAAGACGGAGGAGGTGCCCAAATGCTAGAGCTGAGTGCTTAGGGAACCATTCATGGCATAGTAATGGTGAAACACAAGCTAGAAGGTGTTCTATACTTTTGATCTCACCGTGGGAGTAAGCCATGAACACAGTAGCCAATTCATCTATTGATTTTGCTCGACACCAGACGGCGATATTGGTTGCAACAGAGCAAGCCTTTTGATTCTCGAGATGGAGTGGTGAAGCAGGACCGACCACCGCATCCTGGTTAAGCTGTAAGCAGAGCCAGGGAAGTAAGCCTGTTATGTGCATTAGTAGGCGTGTTTCTGCATCACCAAAGATTGAATCGCATGAGGGCACAGTGATCCTCGATAGAACTTCAATGGAAGCACCATGACTGACTGTTGACATAAGGCCTTTAAGAACCAGTGGCTGCACTCCTTCAAACACTGGAACCTTTGCAGTGGAGGGTAATGGCTCACTAGCATTCCGTGATTCCATACGTTGGAAATCAGAACTATCACCAACATTTGAATCAAGCTCATCTCTGGGCATGCTTGAAAGAAGCACATTCTCAGTTGTTCTATCTCGGAATGATAAGCGATCAATTACACGACAAACGAGTTCCAGCACCTGACTATACACATGAACGAAGTCTGTATGCATCATGGCAACGCAACCCCAGAAAAGCTGTGGATATAATATCACCTTTTCTGGCTCCATATTCTCCACCATCACCTGTAATGTCAACAAGATCTCCATAACAAAACCTAGAACAGCCGGTACTGGGTTACTCAAGCATCTGTGAAGGCACCGTAGCAAGGATACACAAGCATCATTAGTTACATGAGGCCGCAGTGCACGATATATCTGGTGTGAGCGGCAGGCCAGGTGTATTGATGTGCATTCCATAGCCCATTTAAGTGCCTCTGCTCCCCAAGTTTCCCGTAGATCTCCTTGGAAAAAGATAGCATCCACCATGCTCTGCACTAAAGCAGATAAGAGTGCTGCACTTGGCAGTTCTGTTCTGACAACTGTAGTGTCCTCGTTCTCCCACATCATGCTACCTCGCTTAGATTGAACATACTTTATCAAGCTCACTAC comes from Capsicum annuum cultivar UCD-10X-F1 chromosome 2, UCD10Xv1.1, whole genome shotgun sequence and encodes:
- the LOC107860388 gene encoding amino acid transporter AVT6A produces the protein MTIGSIKLVKEKKSRKSKQPVVDDHSPLLPKQDGGFDEFNGASFSGAVFNLSTTIVGAGIMALPATMKVLGLIPGIIMIILMAFLTEASIELLIRFSRTSKSVSYGGLMGDAFGKYGKMLLQICILINNIGVLVVYMIIIGDVLSGTTSSGTHHAGVLEGWFGAHWWNGRFFVLLVTTLGVFAPLACLKRIDSLRYTSALSVALAVVFLVVTVGITIFKLINGSILMPRLLPDFYDVASFLKLFTVVPVLVTAYICHYNVHSIENELEDSRQIRAVVQSALALCSSVFVLTSIFGFLLFGDATLDDVLANFDADLGIPFGSLLNDVVRVSYAAHLMLVFPIVFYPLRLNLDGLVFPSARPLTLDNLRFALISGGLIAIIFLGANFIPSIWDAFQFTGATAAVCIGFIFPAAVTLRDRYGIATKRDKILCTFMIVLAVFSNMVAIYSDAYALIKKNSSPRE